In Choloepus didactylus isolate mChoDid1 chromosome 25 unlocalized genomic scaffold, mChoDid1.pri SUPER_25_unloc2, whole genome shotgun sequence, one genomic interval encodes:
- the CTXN1 gene encoding cortexin-1 has product MSATWTLSPEPLPPSTGPPGGAGLDAEQRTVFAFVLCLLVVLVLLMVRCVRILLDPYSRMPASSWTDHKEALERGQFDYALV; this is encoded by the coding sequence ATGAGCGCGACGTGGACCCTGTCCCCGGAGCCACTGCCGCCGTCGACGGGGCCCCCGGGGGGCGCGGGCCTGGACGCGGAGCAGCGCACGGTGTTCGCCTTCGTGCTCTGCCTGCTGGTGGTGCTGGTACTGCTGATGGTGCGCTGCGTGCGCATCCTGCTCGACCCCTACAGCCGCATGCCTGCCTCGTCCTGGACCGACCACAAGGAGGCGCTCGAGCGCGGGCAGTTCGACTACGCTCTGGTCTGA
- the SNAPC2 gene encoding snRNA-activating protein complex subunit 2 isoform X1, with protein MKPPQRRRAAPARYLGEASGPAAWSAREKRQLLRLLQARRGQPEPNAAELSRELPGRSEAEIRDFLQQLKGRVAREAIQRVRPGGPRGPRCQEAQTPAPIEVWMDLAEKITGPLEEAVTAAFSQVFTIAATEPISLLHSKPSKPTQARGKQLLLSTPGEQEAQAPKAPDTSEVPGPAPKSPSTPLAGTSMEGDLTVDFEKIYKYLSSFSRSSPGPELSAAESAVVLDLLLSLPQELTRLPCTDLVEHMAGAYLRLMAPQPSSSSGNLESGAEAGGTGSKGHEQPSQATPQAPDNTRPHELTSAWQAAGVCPLNPFLVPLELLGRAATPAEDTPGRP; from the exons ATGAAGCCACCGCAGCGGCGGCGAGCAGCCCCGGCTCGCTACCTGGGCGAGGCGAGCGGTCCCGCGGCCTGGAGCGCTCGCGAGAAGCGGCAGCTGCTACGGCTACTGCAGGCGCGGCGGGGCCAGCCAGAACCGAACGCCGCCGAGCTGAGCCGGGAGCTGCCGGGTCGGAGCGAGGCCGAG aTCCGGGACTTCCTCCAGCAGCTCAAGGGCCGCGTGGCCCGGGAGGCCATTCAGAGAGTGCGTCCAGGTGGCCCACGGGGTCCAAGGTGCCAGGAGGCACAGACCCCGGCTCCCATTGAG GTGTGGATGGATCTGGCTGAGAAGATAACAGGCCCACTGGAGGAAGCTGTGACAGCTGCTTTCTCGCAG GTATTCACCATTGCGGCCACAGAGCCGATCAGCCTCCTGCACTCCAAGCCCTCAAAGCCCACGCAGGCCCGTGGAAAGCAGCTTCTTCTCAGCACCCCCGGAGAGCAAGAGGCGCAGGCCCCCAAGGCCCCTGACACTTCTGAAGTCCCTGGCCCTGCCCCTAAGTCTCCTTCCACACCATTGGCTGGCACCTCCATGGAGGGAGACCTCACCGTGGACTTCGAAAAGATCTACAAGTACTTGTCATCCTTCTCCCGCAGTAGCCCAGGACCCGAGCTCTCCGCAGCCG aGTCAGCTGTGGTCCTCGACCTGCTTCTGTCACTTCCCCAGGAGCTGACGCGCCTGCCCTGTACTGACCTAGTGGAGCACATGGCTGGAGCATACCTCCGCCTGATGGCTCCCCAGCCCAGCTCATCCAGTGGGAACTTGGAGTCTGGGGCTGAGGCTGGTGGGACTGGCTCCAAGGGACACGAACAGCCCAGCCAGGCCACCCCCCAGGCCCCTGACAATACCAGGCCCCACGAACTGACATCAGCCTGGCAAGCAGCCGGGGTCTGCCCCCTGAACCCATTCCTGGTGCCCCTTGAGCTTCTAGGCCGGGCAGCCACCCCTGCAGAGGACACACCCGGACGTCCCTGA
- the TIMM44 gene encoding mitochondrial import inner membrane translocase subunit TIM44 isoform X1, with the protein MAAAALRTGWCRCSRRCLGNGIQFLSNHSLMPLPHGSPYQIHRSGGAVLLSKSYSSGNRKGFLSGLLDNIKQELAKNKEMKESIKKFRDEAKKLEESDALQEARRKYKTIESETVRTSEVIKKKLGELTGTVKESLDEVSKSDLGRKIKEGVEEAAKTAKQSAESVSKGGEKLGRTAAFRALSQGVESVRKEIDESVLGQTGPYRRPERLRKRTEFAGEKIKEDKVFEPNEEALGVVLHKDSKWYQQWKDFKDNNVVFNRFFEMKMKYDESDNAFIRASRALTDKVTDLLGGLFSKTEMSEVLTEILRVDPAFDKDRFLRQCENDIIPNVLEAMIAGELDILKDWCYEATYSQLAHPIQQAKALGLQFHSRILDIDNIDLAMGKMMEQGPVLIITFQAQLVMVVRNPKGEVVEGDPDKVLRMLYVWALCRDQDELNPYAAWRLLDISASSTEQIL; encoded by the exons ATGGCGGCCGCGGCGCTTCGTACAGGCTGGTGTAGGTGCTCGCGG AGATGTCTTGGCAATGGGATCCAGTTTCTTTCCAACCACAGCCTCATGCCGCTACCCCATGGTTCACCTTATCAGATACACCGATCTGGTGGAGCAGTGCTCCTG TCCAAGTCATATTCTTCTGGAAACAGAAAAGGCTTTTTGTCTGGCTTGCTAGATAATATCAAACAAGAGTTAGccaaaaacaaggaaatgaaagaaagtataaaaaaattCCGAGACGAGGCCAAGAAGCTGGAAGAGTCAGATGCCCTTCAGGAAGCCAGGAGGAAATAT AAAACCATTGAATCCGAAACCGTCAGGACAAGCGAAGTGATAAAGAAGAAGCTTGGGGAGCTCACAGGGACAGTGAAGGAG AGTCTTGATGAGGTCAGTAAAAGCGACCTGGGCCGGAAAATCAAGGAGGGCGTGGAAGAAGCAGCCAAGACAGCCAAGCAGTCGGCCGAGTCAGTGTCCAAGGGCGGGGAGAAGCTGGGCAGGACCGCAGCCTTCAGAGCCCTATCTCAG GGAGTGGAGTCTGTGAGGAAGGAGATCGACGAGAGTGTTTTGGGGCAGACAGGGCCCTATCGGAGGCCTGAGCGACTCAGGAAAAGGACAGAGTTTGCAGGAGAGAAAATCAAGGAAGATAAAGTGTTTGAGCCCAATGA GGAGGCCCTGGGTGTCGTGCTCCACAAGGACTCCAAGTGGTATCAGCAATGGAAGGATTTCAAGGACAACAACGTGGTGTTTAACC GGTTCTTCGAGATGAAGATGAAATACGACGAGAGTGACAACGCGTTCATCCGGGCATCCCGGGCGCTGACAGACAAGGTCACAGACCTGCTGG GGGGCCTGTTCTCTAAGACGGAGATGTCAGAGGTGCTCACAGAGATCCTCCGAGTGGACCCAGCCTTCGACAAGGACCGCTTTCTGCGGCAGTGTGAGAATGACATCATCCCCAATGTCCTGGAG GCCATGATTGCTGGGGAGCTTGACATTCTGAAAGACTGGTGCTATGAAGCT ACCTATAGCCAGCTGGCCCACCCAATCCAGCAGGCCAAGGCGCTGGGCCTCCAGTTCCACTCCCGCATCCTGGACATTGACAACATCGAT CTGGCCATGGGCAAGATGATGGAGCAGGGGCCTGTGCTGATCATCACCTTCCAGGCCCAGCTGGTGATGGTGGTCAGGAATCCCAAAGGCGAGGTGGTGGAGGGCGACCCG GACAAGGTGCTGCGCATGCTGTATGTGTGGGCGCTCTGCCGAGACCAGGACGAGCTGAACCCCTACGCAGCCTGGCGGCTCCTGGACATCTCTGCCTCCAGCACAGAGCAGATTCTCTGA
- the SNAPC2 gene encoding snRNA-activating protein complex subunit 2 isoform X2: MKPPQRRRAAPARYLGEASGPAAWSAREKRQLLRLLQARRGQPEPNAAELSRELPGRSEAEVWMDLAEKITGPLEEAVTAAFSQVFTIAATEPISLLHSKPSKPTQARGKQLLLSTPGEQEAQAPKAPDTSEVPGPAPKSPSTPLAGTSMEGDLTVDFEKIYKYLSSFSRSSPGPELSAAESAVVLDLLLSLPQELTRLPCTDLVEHMAGAYLRLMAPQPSSSSGNLESGAEAGGTGSKGHEQPSQATPQAPDNTRPHELTSAWQAAGVCPLNPFLVPLELLGRAATPAEDTPGRP; encoded by the exons ATGAAGCCACCGCAGCGGCGGCGAGCAGCCCCGGCTCGCTACCTGGGCGAGGCGAGCGGTCCCGCGGCCTGGAGCGCTCGCGAGAAGCGGCAGCTGCTACGGCTACTGCAGGCGCGGCGGGGCCAGCCAGAACCGAACGCCGCCGAGCTGAGCCGGGAGCTGCCGGGTCGGAGCGAGGCCGAG GTGTGGATGGATCTGGCTGAGAAGATAACAGGCCCACTGGAGGAAGCTGTGACAGCTGCTTTCTCGCAG GTATTCACCATTGCGGCCACAGAGCCGATCAGCCTCCTGCACTCCAAGCCCTCAAAGCCCACGCAGGCCCGTGGAAAGCAGCTTCTTCTCAGCACCCCCGGAGAGCAAGAGGCGCAGGCCCCCAAGGCCCCTGACACTTCTGAAGTCCCTGGCCCTGCCCCTAAGTCTCCTTCCACACCATTGGCTGGCACCTCCATGGAGGGAGACCTCACCGTGGACTTCGAAAAGATCTACAAGTACTTGTCATCCTTCTCCCGCAGTAGCCCAGGACCCGAGCTCTCCGCAGCCG aGTCAGCTGTGGTCCTCGACCTGCTTCTGTCACTTCCCCAGGAGCTGACGCGCCTGCCCTGTACTGACCTAGTGGAGCACATGGCTGGAGCATACCTCCGCCTGATGGCTCCCCAGCCCAGCTCATCCAGTGGGAACTTGGAGTCTGGGGCTGAGGCTGGTGGGACTGGCTCCAAGGGACACGAACAGCCCAGCCAGGCCACCCCCCAGGCCCCTGACAATACCAGGCCCCACGAACTGACATCAGCCTGGCAAGCAGCCGGGGTCTGCCCCCTGAACCCATTCCTGGTGCCCCTTGAGCTTCTAGGCCGGGCAGCCACCCCTGCAGAGGACACACCCGGACGTCCCTGA
- the TIMM44 gene encoding mitochondrial import inner membrane translocase subunit TIM44 isoform X2 translates to MPLPHGSPYQIHRSGGAVLLSKSYSSGNRKGFLSGLLDNIKQELAKNKEMKESIKKFRDEAKKLEESDALQEARRKYKTIESETVRTSEVIKKKLGELTGTVKESLDEVSKSDLGRKIKEGVEEAAKTAKQSAESVSKGGEKLGRTAAFRALSQGVESVRKEIDESVLGQTGPYRRPERLRKRTEFAGEKIKEDKVFEPNEEALGVVLHKDSKWYQQWKDFKDNNVVFNRFFEMKMKYDESDNAFIRASRALTDKVTDLLGGLFSKTEMSEVLTEILRVDPAFDKDRFLRQCENDIIPNVLEAMIAGELDILKDWCYEATYSQLAHPIQQAKALGLQFHSRILDIDNIDLAMGKMMEQGPVLIITFQAQLVMVVRNPKGEVVEGDPDKVLRMLYVWALCRDQDELNPYAAWRLLDISASSTEQIL, encoded by the exons ATGCCGCTACCCCATGGTTCACCTTATCAGATACACCGATCTGGTGGAGCAGTGCTCCTG TCCAAGTCATATTCTTCTGGAAACAGAAAAGGCTTTTTGTCTGGCTTGCTAGATAATATCAAACAAGAGTTAGccaaaaacaaggaaatgaaagaaagtataaaaaaattCCGAGACGAGGCCAAGAAGCTGGAAGAGTCAGATGCCCTTCAGGAAGCCAGGAGGAAATAT AAAACCATTGAATCCGAAACCGTCAGGACAAGCGAAGTGATAAAGAAGAAGCTTGGGGAGCTCACAGGGACAGTGAAGGAG AGTCTTGATGAGGTCAGTAAAAGCGACCTGGGCCGGAAAATCAAGGAGGGCGTGGAAGAAGCAGCCAAGACAGCCAAGCAGTCGGCCGAGTCAGTGTCCAAGGGCGGGGAGAAGCTGGGCAGGACCGCAGCCTTCAGAGCCCTATCTCAG GGAGTGGAGTCTGTGAGGAAGGAGATCGACGAGAGTGTTTTGGGGCAGACAGGGCCCTATCGGAGGCCTGAGCGACTCAGGAAAAGGACAGAGTTTGCAGGAGAGAAAATCAAGGAAGATAAAGTGTTTGAGCCCAATGA GGAGGCCCTGGGTGTCGTGCTCCACAAGGACTCCAAGTGGTATCAGCAATGGAAGGATTTCAAGGACAACAACGTGGTGTTTAACC GGTTCTTCGAGATGAAGATGAAATACGACGAGAGTGACAACGCGTTCATCCGGGCATCCCGGGCGCTGACAGACAAGGTCACAGACCTGCTGG GGGGCCTGTTCTCTAAGACGGAGATGTCAGAGGTGCTCACAGAGATCCTCCGAGTGGACCCAGCCTTCGACAAGGACCGCTTTCTGCGGCAGTGTGAGAATGACATCATCCCCAATGTCCTGGAG GCCATGATTGCTGGGGAGCTTGACATTCTGAAAGACTGGTGCTATGAAGCT ACCTATAGCCAGCTGGCCCACCCAATCCAGCAGGCCAAGGCGCTGGGCCTCCAGTTCCACTCCCGCATCCTGGACATTGACAACATCGAT CTGGCCATGGGCAAGATGATGGAGCAGGGGCCTGTGCTGATCATCACCTTCCAGGCCCAGCTGGTGATGGTGGTCAGGAATCCCAAAGGCGAGGTGGTGGAGGGCGACCCG GACAAGGTGCTGCGCATGCTGTATGTGTGGGCGCTCTGCCGAGACCAGGACGAGCTGAACCCCTACGCAGCCTGGCGGCTCCTGGACATCTCTGCCTCCAGCACAGAGCAGATTCTCTGA